In Deltaproteobacteria bacterium, the DNA window CCTCAGTGTGCTTTTCTCTCATCGGCGTATCCTTTCCTGCCTGCGCCAACAGGCAGCCTTTCGTTTTTAGATTCGCGAAAGGGTACGCCTACCTATTTCCTATTTCCACACGCTTTGATCATAGCTCCTATGGAGGTCTTATGGAAAGCTCGATGCAATCGACTTCCCAAGCGTCTTCGGCGAGCCGAACTCAGGAGCGCTCGCTGGGCGTGCTTGAGGACGGCATCTTGACCGGTATCGTCGGTGCAGCTGTTGTCGCCCTCTGGTTTCTGATTCTTGATACCGCGCGCGGCCAGATGTTCTTCACTCCTGCGCTGATTGGCAGTGTTATCTTTCTTGGCCAGAGCCCGGACCAGGCGGTCTCGATCAACCCTTACATCATTCTCGCCTACACCGGTTTGCATGGCGTGCTCTTTCTGATCGCCGGTTTGATCATCGCGCGTATGTTTGCGTTGTTCGAGCACAACCCGCAATTCGGCATCGTCATCCTGCTTTTATTTGTGCTCTTCGAAGCGCTGCTATTTTCTGCTGCGGCTGCGGTTTTCCCTTACTTAATCGGCACCCTTGGCGCCGTGGCCGTGGGTGGTGGCAATCTCTTCGCCGCCATCGCAATGTTCGCGTTCTTGATCCGGCGCCATCCCCAGGCCATGTCGCAGTTGCGACTCGCTTGGCATGAACCATAGCAGAACAACAACCCAAACCCGCTTCTTGTGATTCCTTTCCGGGGCGTCTCTTCCTCGGCCGATGAACAGGTCTGCCTTTGCGCGTCGATTTATTGCGCGATAAAGTCACGGAATCACGACACGCGCTTTACCGCAACGACTGGCGCTGCTTCTTTACAGCTTTGCGATCGGTTTGCTGGCGACAGTGATTGCACCACCGGAATCCCTTTCTGGCTGCCGCGACCCTGAGGTCGCGCGCAAGTCAGGCTCGGTCGCCTATGCCGCGAGTCCCGACGCGACGATCCAATACTTCGGTCACAATTTTTTTCTGATTATTAGCAAGTCCGGCACGGAGCGGCGTTTGTCTACGACCTCGGCACCCTATGTATTGCCCATCTCGGCGACTTGAGTCAGAAACTCAACGCGCAACAGCTCAAAGCCACGCCTGTTGGCTATGATCAGGTGGTTGCAGGTCCGTTTCGCTCTGTTTGGACTGCGCCCGTCTGATGCGCCCCTGCCTTCGGACCTCTTCGAACCGATAAACGAGCAAACTAAGCATGCTTCGAGGTAAAGTCCCCGCACTTTTTTGCCGATAAGATGACAAAGGGGACTCCGATGAATTTACTGCAGGAATCACCTAAGCGTGAATGGCTCGGCGCGCCCATGTTGGTGCTGGAAGTTATGACTTCCAAGTTGATTACGCTAACTCCAGAGCAGACTTTCGGTCACGTCGTCGAACTGCTGACGCAACATTCTTTCCGTCATTTTCTCGTCGTCAACCCGGACCATACCCTGGCTGGCGTGATATCTGACCGGGATGTCCTGTGGGCGATTGCTGGCATGTCCGAGTGGCAGACCAAACCCGTGTCGAGCGTGATGGCACGGCAGCCAACCACCGTTAGTCCTGAAACACCGCTCTCGGCGGCCGCTGAAATCATGACGGCCCGGCGCATCAACTGTCTGCCGGTGGTCGACGCCAGCCGCATCGTTGTCGGCATCGTGACATCCACCGACCTTTTGAAAAACTACAAACAGTTGCAGCGTTCCATAGAACATCGCGCTCAGCTCTGACCGCCGCTGGCGCGCTGCTCGCGGAGCGTAGAATCGGTACTTCTTGGGTTGCGGTTGACGACCGAAGATGCGGTCGTAGAAACGAAAATCGAAGAGTTCTTCGGCGGGCACCCGGGTTCGCGAAAGCCCCATGCTCACCTAAATACGGTTGCAAGTTTCAGCTCCTTGCACGAGAGCGTAGGGACTGCTGATCCAGCGGAGCGCGGGCGAGTCGAGGGCTTCGCGGGCCACATGCACCGGCAAGACGACGGCGCCGATTTTCCTGGAAATTAGCCGCGCGGCCTCTTCCCGCTCTTCGGGAAAACCACAAAGGGGTTGCGTCCATGCTTAGCTCACAAGGCGGGCAAATGGCAGAAATTGCTTTTGGGGTCCGATTGACTCTAGTTAGATGAAACGATGCGCTCAATCGTCTGTGGTCATTTCTTTAAGGATCTGACATAGGGACATAACGCTGCTGACTAGCTGGACTAGCTTGAGTTTGTCCAGCATATCAACAGCGTCCGCCATCGGGCCCGTGCTTTTTTGGCTTCAGCGGCTTGTTTGGCTGATGTCGATAATGCCCTGCACCTCAGCAGTGGCGCCACGCCCAACGCATGTGCGTTGAGGCGTGGTCTGAGGCCGGTGTGTTGGCTCGCTGGTTTCAGCGTCCGAAGACCTCGGTCAGGAAGCCGCGCACTTCCAAGATTGCTGCGTCGCGCGCCTTGTCGTTGCCTCCGAAGCGGGCCCCCTTCTTGCGGCACTCCCGAAGCCAAGCGTCGGTCGCCTCCTTCGTGGCCAGAGTGATGCCGCTGTCCACTCGCCGAATAACGCGCGTGTCCACGTCGTACACTGCCTCGCAGGCGTGGATGCCGACGTAGTTCCGATCAAATACCACCGGCGACTGCCGATCGAATCCATGATGAGCATCGGGGAACACGACCACCCGCACCGACACTCCGCGTTGTTTCAGCTCGGCCGCGTAGTGCTCGCAGGCTACTGGTTCCGTCATCTCGTCGGACCCGCCAAGCAGCATCAGCATCGGCGCGGTCGCGAGTCCTTTCCCCTTGTGCCGGAAGTTGCAGTACGGATACAGAGGGATGTAGGCCGCGAACCGGTCAGGCGCGGTGCCGAGTACGACCTCACGGAAGCGCTCGAAGATCGCGTTCACTGCCACCTCGCCTCCGCGCGAGAAGCCCATGATGGCAACGCGCGAACCGTCGATCTGCGGGTGCGTGCCGAGGAGCTGCAGCGCCACGTAAGCGTCGAACAGGTGGGCGACGAAGTGCGTGAACCCTGGTTGATCGGAGTAGATCGGCGGCTTGATTCCGCGTCCTGTGAAGCTGTCCAACACGAAGGCGGCGATACCCCACGAGTTGAGGCGCTTCGCCCAGGCGCCCTCGCGCTCGTCGGAGATGCCGCCGACCCCGTGCGCAAGGATGACGGCCGGACTCTTGCCCTCCCGCTCCAACGGCCCGCCAGCCTTCGGCATGGAGAGCCTGCCGCTTACCACGACTGGTGGCCCACTCAGGTATGCGCGGGTGATCAGCGGCGCCTGCGACGTGGGTGTGTAGGTACGGAACTCGATCCTGCCGGTCGCACCGTCGGCCAGCGTAGTGCGCGGCTCGGCGTGAGCCAGCTGGCTTCCGGCACACAGCACCGCCACGAGGCCACACGCCAGGATGTTGACGCCTCTCATCGTGTAACTCTTATCAGACCATTCCACGCTTTGATGTTTCACCGTGGCGACACTTCCAATCAGATGGCCTTCTACCGGCACGCGCGCGTCATTTCGAACCCTTCGGCGCCGCCTCACGATGACACGTTGTCGCCCTCCGAACTTTGCGTCCTTGGCGCCTTTGCGCGAGGAATATCTTACTTGGCTTTTTTGTAACTCTCCGGATCGAACGCCTCGCCGTTCAACTTAAACTCCCGCGTCACCGGCGTCGGATTCAGGATTGTCTGCATGATGTAGCAGCCGGCCTCGGCGTTGCGCATCAGTGCGGCAACGCGGTCGGGCGGTGCGCTCGATGAAATCTCGCTCTTCATCTCGACGCCGACGCCGCCTGATTTGATCGTCTCGCGCAGCACCGAGCCCTCGGCTCTGAAACGCGTGGTCACGTAGATCTTCATCTTATCGACTTTCACCTTCATCATTTCCCCGTACCGGGAAACTTGGGTGAGTAGTCAAAAGGCCACCGATAGGGCGAAGTACCCCATCGGCGATGGTGCCGAATTGTCGCCGCCGGTGCGCGCCTGCTCGTCGCAAAATACCGTAAAGCCACGCACGTGGCCTTCCTTGCGCATGCGCTCGATGGATTCGGCATCGGCTTCGATCACAATATCTCGACTCACTTGCATCTCGTCTGTCATTCGCATCTCCTCTTCTGAAATTTAGTGGTCTTTTTTCAAACGCCGATCGATCACAAACGGGCCGAACGGCAGCAGCGCCGCAACGAACACCAACGCCGTCCACCGCAGCGGCCAGCGCCGCTCATCGTGCGCCACGTAGAGACAGACGCAAAACGCCATGAACAACAGTCCATGAATCCAGCCGGCGACTTTCACTGCCTGCGGCATGCCGGCTAGATACTTCAGCGGCATCGCCACCCCGAGGAGCAGCAGAAAGGACACTCCCTCGGCCATGCCCACCGCGCGCAAACGCCCAACAGTCGTTGTCAACATCGTTTAAGATCAGTTCTCGCAGGGTAAATCGGCTTCGTTAGTCGAGACAAAGGGAACGCGGCTGCTCCAGTGGCCGTGCACCGCGGGCTTGCCCGGAGGCAAATCGTCCAGCGTTCCCGACGGCACAATCACCCGCGTGCCGTCGCGCGACGCATGAGGGATCGGACAATTGCACGTGCTGCAAATCTGCCGCGCAAAACTCTTGGCCTCCGGCAGATCGTAGCGCTTGATCAAATTCTCCCCCTGGGTCCACTTGAACTGCGCGATCGGCACGGCGATGTTGGTCGAACGCACCCCGCCGGTGGCCTTGCGACAGCGCGAGCAATAACAATGGCCAAAGCGCATGAACGGCGTCGACACCTCATAGCGCACAGATTTACACAGACAACTTCCTTTCAAGGTTTGTTCCGCCATAGAACCTCCTCGTAATGGTTGTAATCGCACCTTGTGGTTGCCCGGAGTCTATTTAGATTGGCGGGTGATGGCAAGGAGAAAGAGATTTCACCACGAATCGTGCTCGTGTTCGTGGCTCGTGCTCGCTTTTCGGCGCTGTCCGGCGAACACGAGCACGAGCGACGAGCACGATCTCAACTCTTTCCGAACTTCGTGACCTTCGTGTGCTTCGTAATGAGGTAAGTCTTCTGCTCCACCCTTTCACGCTATCGCCGACTAACCGATGGCGCCGCGCACGCCGGTGTAGAGCAGTTGCAAAGCGAGCACCGTCAAGGTGACTTTGAGCGCCATGCGAAAGACCGGTTCGGGCAAACGATTGAGCGCTAGCTTGCCGGCGTAGCTGCCCAAAAAGCTCAATGAAACCAAACCCACGAGCAGCGCCAAGTAAGGGCCGAAAGCAAAACCGATCAACGCAAACGTGATGATCTTCAAGCCATGCTGGATCGTCATGACAACGGAATGCGTGCTGACGAACTGATTTTTCTCCGGGCACGCCGGCGATACGAAGGCGCCGACCAACACGCCGGTGCCGCCGACGAACATGGTGACGATTGTCGTAATGATGCCGACGAAAAAGAATTTCACTTTGCTCGCCGAGCGGCTCTGCAAATTCGGCAGCCAGGTCGACGCCAAGATAAAAACCGCGATGATGGTCTGCAGCAAATACTTTGGCAACGCGACGACAAACTGCGCGCCGATGGCCGCGCCGATGATCGTGCCGACGAGAAACGCCGGAATGATCGACATCAGGGTATAGCGCCAGCTCAAAATCGCCCGGCTAAAGTTCGATGCCAATTGCACCACGCCGTGAACCGGCACCAGGGCGATGGGCGGCAGCAGATTGGCCATCGTCGCCAAGACGAGCACACCGCCACCGAGACCCAATGCACCGGCGATGAAGCTGCCGAGAAACGACACAGCGCAGAGAATCAAAAAACCGGTGAACGAAAGGTTAGTGCCAGCAATCAAGAAATCTATCAGGCTATTCAAGTCACCCTCAGCGCGATGGATTCCAGCTGGTCTACTGCGTTTGGCGCGACTTAACAACCGCAGCGGAGCCGGTTGCCAGCCCCCGCCCAGCCAGCGCGCGGTCGAGCTTGGCGCGGTAAAGCTGCATCAATTGCGCCTTGACGTGATCGCCTTCGATGACGCCCAGGCCGTGAGCGATCGCTTGCAGCGTCGCCATGCCTTCGGGGCGATGCTGCGCGCGCAGCGAGTACATCACCGCGTCCGGCTTGGCGATCTTCACCCGCGGCACTCCGGCCAACTCAGTCTGGCGGTAATGGACTTTGCTGGCCTGGCGCCAGGTGCCGTCGGGAACGATCAGCTGGATCGGCACCGGCGATTGACGAACCAACTCGCCGGTCAACTCCACCGCGTCGGGCGCGGGATAAAACAGAAACGTACGATAAGGAGATGCCACCAAATCGACAAGATCGAGACCCTCTCGGCCTTCGCCGCGCACGCGCATCTCGCTGTTCACCAGCGCGCGCAGCGCCAACAATCCGGTGTTGCTACTGCGCAACAACTCGCGATGGTGAATCACCAGACACACCCGCGTCGTTAAGTTTAAGCGCGGGATTTCATCGCACAGACATTGCGGTTGGGTCGAATGGCAGTTGGGACAGATGTCCTGGGGCTTACGCATTTTGGCTGTGAACCTTGCGCTGGCGTCGAGACTTGCGCTAAGGCAGAGACTCCGCCGCGGCTGAGCTTGCGAAATGAATTCTATCACAGGAAGGACGAAACCGGCATGGCAGTGAAAAAATGCCCGGAGTGCGGCCAGAGTCCGAGCGACCACGAGTACGAAGAAGCGTTGCGCAACGTCATGGTGCCGCACCTGAAGAAAGACCCCAACAAGTGCGGCGTCTGCGGCAAGTCGCGCGAAACACGGCACCAATGATGGGCCTTAGACAACTATTGCAAGAGCTGCTGGCCGGCGCTGC includes these proteins:
- a CDS encoding CBS domain-containing protein, producing the protein MTKGTPMNLLQESPKREWLGAPMLVLEVMTSKLITLTPEQTFGHVVELLTQHSFRHFLVVNPDHTLAGVISDRDVLWAIAGMSEWQTKPVSSVMARQPTTVSPETPLSAAAEIMTARRINCLPVVDASRIVVGIVTSTDLLKNYKQLQRSIEHRAQL
- a CDS encoding DUF3817 domain-containing protein, whose product is MLTTTVGRLRAVGMAEGVSFLLLLGVAMPLKYLAGMPQAVKVAGWIHGLLFMAFCVCLYVAHDERRWPLRWTALVFVAALLPFGPFVIDRRLKKDH
- a CDS encoding GFA family protein; this encodes MAEQTLKGSCLCKSVRYEVSTPFMRFGHCYCSRCRKATGGVRSTNIAVPIAQFKWTQGENLIKRYDLPEAKSFARQICSTCNCPIPHASRDGTRVIVPSGTLDDLPPGKPAVHGHWSSRVPFVSTNEADLPCEN
- a CDS encoding sulfite exporter TauE/SafE family protein is translated as MGGGWQPAPLRLLSRAKRSRPAGIHRAEGDLNSLIDFLIAGTNLSFTGFLILCAVSFLGSFIAGALGLGGGVLVLATMANLLPPIALVPVHGVVQLASNFSRAILSWRYTLMSIIPAFLVGTIIGAAIGAQFVVALPKYLLQTIIAVFILASTWLPNLQSRSASKVKFFFVGIITTIVTMFVGGTGVLVGAFVSPACPEKNQFVSTHSVVMTIQHGLKIITFALIGFAFGPYLALLVGLVSLSFLGSYAGKLALNRLPEPVFRMALKVTLTVLALQLLYTGVRGAIG
- a CDS encoding DTW domain-containing protein; its protein translation is MRKPQDICPNCHSTQPQCLCDEIPRLNLTTRVCLVIHHRELLRSSNTGLLALRALVNSEMRVRGEGREGLDLVDLVASPYRTFLFYPAPDAVELTGELVRQSPVPIQLIVPDGTWRQASKVHYRQTELAGVPRVKIAKPDAVMYSLRAQHRPEGMATLQAIAHGLGVIEGDHVKAQLMQLYRAKLDRALAGRGLATGSAAVVKSRQTQ